The following coding sequences lie in one Saccharopolyspora hordei genomic window:
- a CDS encoding uroporphyrinogen-III synthase, whose amino-acid sequence MTRARKTPGRIAFVGSGPGDAGLLTVRARDAITRAALLVTDPDVPADIVGLAAEGAEVRPAVGDPADVAKDLANEASTGRGVVRLVAGDPLTADAVVREVQEVAKTGATFDVVPGVAGGSAVPAYAGVALGSAHTEVDVRGDVDWAALAASPGALVLHTTGSHLAEAASRLVEHGKAATTPVAVTASGTTVQQRTIDTTLASLAADAGELQGHLVVTIGDVVSERSKLSWWESRALYGWKVLVPRTKEQAGVMSERLWSHGAVSHEVPTISVEPPRSPAQMERAVKGLVDGRYQWVVFTSANAVKAVWEKFSEFGLDARAFSGVKIACVGEATAERVRSFGIIPELLPSGDQSSEGLLQDFPPHDDVLDPVDRVLLPRADIATETLSAGLRERGWEVDDVTAYRTVRAAPPPAETREMIKTGGFDAVCFTSSSTVRNLVGIAGKPHARTLVACIGPNTAETAKEFGLRVDVKPEVPRVEDLVDALAEHAARLRAEGALPPPRKAKRARRS is encoded by the coding sequence ATGACCCGAGCACGCAAGACCCCCGGACGCATCGCATTCGTGGGCTCCGGTCCAGGAGACGCCGGACTGCTCACCGTTCGGGCCCGGGACGCGATCACCCGCGCTGCCCTGCTGGTGACGGACCCGGACGTACCCGCCGACATCGTCGGCCTGGCCGCGGAGGGCGCCGAGGTGCGCCCGGCGGTGGGCGACCCGGCGGACGTGGCCAAGGACCTGGCGAACGAGGCGTCGACCGGGCGCGGTGTGGTGCGCCTGGTGGCCGGTGACCCGCTGACCGCCGACGCGGTGGTCCGCGAGGTGCAGGAGGTCGCCAAGACCGGTGCCACCTTCGACGTGGTCCCCGGTGTGGCGGGCGGCAGCGCGGTCCCGGCGTACGCCGGTGTCGCGCTGGGTTCCGCGCACACCGAGGTGGACGTCCGCGGCGACGTGGACTGGGCGGCGCTGGCCGCCTCGCCCGGCGCGCTGGTGCTGCACACCACCGGCAGCCACCTGGCCGAGGCCGCGTCCCGGCTGGTCGAGCACGGCAAGGCCGCGACCACGCCGGTCGCGGTGACCGCCTCCGGCACCACGGTGCAGCAGCGCACCATCGACACGACGCTGGCCTCGCTGGCCGCCGACGCCGGTGAGCTGCAGGGGCACCTGGTGGTGACCATCGGCGACGTCGTGTCCGAGCGCAGCAAGCTGTCCTGGTGGGAGTCGCGGGCGCTGTACGGCTGGAAGGTCCTGGTGCCGCGCACCAAGGAGCAGGCCGGCGTGATGAGCGAGCGCCTGTGGTCGCACGGCGCCGTCTCGCACGAGGTGCCCACCATCTCCGTCGAGCCGCCGCGCAGCCCCGCCCAGATGGAGCGCGCGGTCAAGGGCCTGGTCGACGGCCGCTACCAGTGGGTGGTGTTCACCTCGGCCAACGCCGTCAAGGCGGTGTGGGAGAAGTTCAGCGAGTTCGGCCTGGACGCGCGGGCGTTCTCCGGCGTGAAGATCGCCTGCGTCGGCGAGGCCACCGCGGAGCGGGTGCGGTCCTTCGGGATCATCCCGGAGCTGCTGCCCTCCGGTGACCAGTCGAGCGAGGGCCTGCTGCAGGACTTCCCGCCGCACGACGACGTCCTGGACCCGGTGGACCGGGTGCTGTTGCCGCGCGCGGACATCGCCACCGAGACGCTGTCGGCCGGTCTGCGCGAGCGCGGCTGGGAGGTCGACGACGTGACGGCCTACCGCACGGTCCGCGCCGCGCCGCCGCCGGCCGAGACCCGCGAGATGATCAAGACGGGCGGGTTCGACGCGGTGTGCTTCACCTCGTCGTCCACGGTCCGCAACCTGGTCGGCATCGCGGGCAAGCCGCACGCCCGGACGCTGGTGGCCTGCATCGGCCCGAACACCGCGGAGACGGCCAAGGAGTTCGGCCTGCGGGTCGACGTCAAGCCGGAGGTCCCGCGCGTCGAGGACCTGGTGGACGCCCTGGCCGAGCACGCCGCCCGGCTCCGCGCGGAGGGCGCCCTGCCGCCGCCGCGCAAGGCCAAGCGCGCGCGCCGCAGCTGA